One part of the Thermodesulfovibrio sp. 3462-1 genome encodes these proteins:
- a CDS encoding 3-methyl-2-oxobutanoate dehydrogenase subunit VorB, whose translation MNKILMKGNEAVAEAAIQAGLKFYAGYPITPQNEIPEYLSKKLPEAGGVFIQAESEIAAINMIYGASACGVRVMTSSSSPGISLKQEAISYLAGAELPAVIVNMMRGGPGLGNISGSQADYFQAVKGGGHGDYRLLVYAPFSVQEMWDYTILAFEKADEWRNPVMILGDGVIAQMMEPVVQRFPELKTFDKSSWALTGAKGRPSRFIRTLFMGEGELEKRNWKLQEKYQQWKEKEVRYETYFIEDAEVVIVAFGSAARISISAIKRLRREGIKIGLLRPITLFPFPEEPIRQLAQEIEKFIVVEFNAGQMVEDVRLAVNGMAEVYLYGRPGGSIVTAEDIYEAIVRDTVTEKQVGLGLCLRSKIK comes from the coding sequence ATGAATAAAATCTTAATGAAAGGAAATGAAGCTGTTGCAGAAGCTGCAATTCAGGCAGGATTAAAATTTTATGCAGGATACCCTATAACACCTCAAAATGAAATCCCTGAATACTTATCAAAAAAGCTGCCAGAGGCAGGAGGGGTATTTATTCAGGCAGAAAGTGAAATCGCTGCAATAAACATGATTTACGGTGCCAGTGCATGTGGAGTTAGAGTAATGACTTCATCAAGCTCTCCAGGAATAAGTCTTAAGCAGGAAGCAATATCATATCTTGCAGGTGCTGAGTTGCCAGCAGTTATTGTAAACATGATGCGAGGGGGACCAGGGCTTGGAAATATATCAGGAAGTCAGGCTGACTACTTTCAAGCAGTAAAAGGGGGAGGACATGGAGATTATCGTTTGCTTGTATATGCTCCCTTCAGTGTTCAGGAGATGTGGGATTATACAATACTTGCCTTTGAAAAGGCAGACGAATGGAGAAATCCAGTAATGATTCTTGGAGACGGAGTAATTGCCCAGATGATGGAGCCCGTTGTTCAGAGATTTCCAGAATTAAAAACTTTTGATAAATCCTCCTGGGCTTTAACTGGAGCAAAAGGAAGACCATCCCGTTTCATAAGAACTCTTTTTATGGGAGAAGGAGAGCTTGAAAAACGCAACTGGAAGCTACAGGAAAAATATCAACAGTGGAAAGAAAAGGAAGTCAGATATGAGACCTACTTTATTGAGGATGCAGAGGTTGTTATTGTAGCCTTCGGTTCTGCCGCACGAATCTCAATTTCAGCAATAAAAAGGCTCAGAAGGGAAGGAATTAAAATAGGACTTTTAAGACCAATCACACTCTTTCCATTTCCTGAAGAGCCAATAAGACAGCTTGCTCAGGAAATTGAAAAATTCATTGTTGTTGAATTCAATGCAGGACAGATGGTTGAAGATGTAAGGCTTGCTGTAAATGGCATGGCTGAAGTTTATTTATATGGAAGACCCGGTGGAAGTATAGTAACAGCAGAAGATATCTATGAGGCTATAGTTAGAGATACAGTTACTGAAAAGCAGGTTGGATTGGG
- a CDS encoding SapC family protein: MKAIMKAFNRAVALDSSIHRNLKVKMPENYSFMKNVEIVPLTYSEILSATMYYPVMFGLQEGVVFPFAVTGINGKNIFLKENGEWKVDTVPNVCKHYPFGVFKEVDEYTIIFDEIYASEDGQRLFDDEGNETEFFFTIKQGLTELARDFHDAEECSKELFEGGYLKPLNLEVDTKLGKMQFHNTLMANIEYLSKLQPEKLYTVNSKGYLLILHAHYLSLRNFKLFDIFAEF; encoded by the coding sequence ATGAAGGCAATTATGAAGGCTTTTAATAGAGCTGTTGCCCTTGACAGCAGTATTCATAGAAATTTAAAAGTAAAAATGCCAGAAAACTACTCATTCATGAAGAATGTTGAGATTGTTCCTCTTACTTACTCTGAAATTTTATCTGCTACAATGTATTATCCAGTTATGTTCGGTCTTCAGGAAGGAGTTGTTTTCCCCTTTGCTGTTACAGGAATTAACGGTAAAAATATATTTTTAAAAGAAAACGGAGAATGGAAGGTTGACACTGTTCCAAATGTTTGCAAGCACTATCCTTTTGGAGTTTTCAAAGAAGTAGATGAATATACAATTATTTTTGATGAAATTTATGCATCTGAAGATGGACAAAGATTGTTTGACGATGAAGGAAATGAAACTGAATTTTTTTTCACAATAAAACAGGGACTTACAGAACTTGCAAGAGATTTTCATGATGCAGAGGAGTGTTCAAAAGAGTTATTTGAAGGAGGATACTTAAAACCTTTAAATCTTGAAGTTGATACAAAACTCGGTAAAATGCAGTTTCACAATACACTAATGGCAAACATTGAATATCTTTCCAAGCTCCAGCCTGAAAAGCTTTATACTGTCAATTCAAAGGGTTATCTTTTAATTCTTCATGCTCATTATCTGAGTCTTAGAAATTTCAAGCTTTTTGATATATTTGCAGAGTTCTGA
- a CDS encoding glycosyltransferase family 9 protein: protein MKALVYRMAGLGDSILVYPLLEILVKKGYEVTVWGNTEYFNLAKEAGFCKKTIFYEPKEKFDLNIIFSQNRDILHSNNSIYINPIPGEQLWIVDYYLKKLGFQNETFSKVLTLPFSEIKHDNFCIIHPGSGSKKKNPDLIFFYKLEKILKDYGFETLYLLGPAESELVKNFKNSVYAEHPVEIAKILLKADFYIGLDSGVSHLSSYLGVPSIVIFGPTDPEVWHPIGANLTVIRYESCKPCFPDVCKERKCLETEFLISELCKYIKKLEISKTQIMSMKN from the coding sequence ATGAAAGCTCTTGTTTATCGCATGGCAGGCTTAGGAGACAGTATCCTTGTTTATCCACTTCTTGAAATTCTGGTAAAAAAGGGATATGAAGTGACTGTGTGGGGAAATACGGAATATTTTAATCTCGCTAAAGAAGCAGGCTTTTGCAAAAAAACAATATTTTATGAGCCAAAAGAGAAGTTTGATTTAAATATAATTTTTTCACAAAACAGGGATATTTTACATAGCAATAACTCAATTTATATCAATCCAATTCCAGGAGAGCAGCTCTGGATTGTTGATTATTACTTAAAAAAACTTGGATTTCAGAATGAAACTTTTTCAAAGGTTCTTACACTGCCTTTTTCAGAAATAAAACATGATAATTTTTGCATCATTCATCCTGGAAGTGGTTCAAAAAAGAAAAATCCTGATTTAATTTTTTTCTATAAGCTGGAAAAAATTTTAAAAGACTACGGATTTGAGACTCTTTATTTACTTGGACCAGCTGAATCTGAGCTGGTAAAAAACTTTAAAAACTCAGTTTATGCAGAGCATCCTGTTGAAATAGCAAAAATTCTTCTAAAAGCAGATTTTTATATTGGGCTTGACAGTGGAGTAAGCCACTTAAGCAGCTATCTTGGAGTTCCTTCAATTGTTATTTTTGGTCCAACAGATCCTGAAGTCTGGCATCCTATCGGTGCAAATCTTACAGTAATTCGTTATGAAAGCTGTAAACCCTGTTTTCCAGATGTATGTAAAGAAAGAAAATGTCTGGAAACAGAATTTTTAATCTCAGAACTCTGCAAATATATCAAAAAGCTTGAAATTTCTAAGACTCAGATAATGAGCATGAAGAATTAA
- a CDS encoding ASKHA domain-containing protein, which translates to MYKIRTNRGEIFEANKETLLQILQKHGIYVPTSCGGRGNCGRCKIRILEGKVKSDSFFGISEYEKAEGFVLACQSFPKSDLQIELPAQLITVSERIALAKAELIENIFKTQPSLLSPLVEKLHLKIDPREALADFENLKIAACRTLSISRKLAAELSDFLRQNQWNITLVLSEDEIIDFLSKRLYAVAIDIGTTTVAMALIDLEKGRILDVATCYNSQINYGDDVITRIVFAEENPHGLNVLRKCIVDDINALVNTVLLRHEDGKIYCVILSGNTTMCHLFWGINPKYIRQEPYTPALNYYPVWRASDARLLLEAQIPVYTFPSVAGYVGGDIVSGVLASGLYNNEELSLFIDIGTNGEIVIGNREFLVTASTSAGPCFEGSGISCGMRATQGAVESFKYHRESDSFEIKVIGNVKPQGICGSGMIDIVSELFSNGVIDQKGKLLPDRSRHIVFSQLSRDDSRFIISSDCYITQSDIDNIIRAKAAIYAGVSTLLEEMGISEKELKKVYIAGGFGEFLDVKKAIKIGMLPNFPEERFIFLGNTSLTGAVLCLLSKELWKAANEVAQKMTYIDLSRSKKFMDEYISALFLPHTDWERFK; encoded by the coding sequence ATGTATAAAATTAGAACAAATCGTGGAGAAATTTTTGAAGCTAATAAAGAAACACTTCTTCAGATTTTACAAAAACATGGAATATATGTTCCTACATCTTGCGGAGGCAGGGGAAATTGTGGAAGATGTAAGATTAGAATCTTAGAAGGTAAGGTAAAATCAGACTCATTTTTCGGAATATCAGAATATGAAAAAGCAGAAGGTTTTGTTCTTGCTTGCCAGAGTTTTCCAAAAAGCGATCTTCAAATTGAATTGCCTGCTCAGTTAATTACAGTCTCTGAAAGAATAGCTCTTGCAAAAGCAGAACTTATTGAAAATATTTTTAAAACTCAGCCATCTCTTTTAAGTCCCCTTGTTGAGAAACTTCATTTAAAAATAGACCCCCGGGAGGCTCTGGCGGATTTTGAAAATTTAAAAATCGCAGCTTGTAGAACTTTATCAATATCACGAAAACTTGCAGCAGAGCTTTCAGATTTTTTAAGACAAAATCAGTGGAATATAACTTTAGTATTATCAGAGGATGAAATTATTGATTTTCTTTCAAAAAGACTCTATGCAGTAGCCATTGATATAGGAACCACAACTGTGGCAATGGCGCTGATTGATCTGGAAAAAGGCAGGATTCTTGATGTGGCAACCTGTTACAACTCTCAGATTAATTACGGAGATGATGTAATTACAAGAATTGTCTTTGCAGAGGAAAATCCTCATGGACTTAATGTTTTAAGAAAATGCATTGTTGATGATATCAATGCTCTTGTCAATACAGTTTTACTAAGGCATGAAGATGGCAAAATTTACTGTGTTATTCTATCTGGCAACACTACAATGTGTCATCTTTTCTGGGGAATTAATCCAAAGTATATAAGACAGGAGCCTTACACTCCTGCTTTAAACTATTACCCTGTGTGGAGAGCTTCTGATGCCCGGCTTTTGCTGGAGGCACAAATACCTGTTTACACTTTTCCCTCTGTTGCCGGTTATGTAGGAGGAGACATTGTTTCGGGAGTTCTGGCATCCGGGCTTTACAACAATGAAGAGCTCTCATTATTCATTGACATAGGAACAAATGGTGAAATTGTTATTGGAAACAGAGAGTTTCTTGTTACTGCATCAACCTCTGCAGGACCATGCTTTGAAGGAAGTGGAATAAGCTGTGGAATGCGAGCAACTCAGGGAGCTGTGGAGTCTTTTAAATATCATAGAGAAAGTGACAGTTTTGAAATTAAAGTTATAGGCAATGTAAAACCACAAGGAATATGCGGAAGTGGAATGATAGATATTGTCTCCGAACTTTTCAGTAATGGAGTCATTGATCAGAAAGGCAAGCTTCTTCCTGATAGATCCAGACACATTGTCTTCAGTCAACTCTCACGCGATGATTCAAGATTCATTATTTCATCTGACTGTTACATAACTCAATCAGACATTGACAATATTATCAGGGCAAAGGCTGCTATCTATGCAGGGGTCTCAACACTTCTTGAAGAAATGGGGATAAGTGAAAAAGAATTAAAAAAAGTTTACATAGCAGGAGGATTTGGTGAGTTTTTAGATGTGAAAAAGGCTATTAAAATAGGGATGTTACCGAATTTTCCAGAAGAAAGGTTTATTTTTTTAGGTAACACATCCTTAACAGGTGCTGTTTTATGTCTCTTAAGCAAAGAGTTATGGAAAGCAGCAAATGAAGTTGCTCAAAAAATGACATACATTGATCTTTCCCGTTCTAAAAAATTCATGGATGAATATATTTCTGCGCTCTTCCTGCCACATACAGATTGGGAAAGATTTAAATAA